A region from the Hypanus sabinus isolate sHypSab1 chromosome 22, sHypSab1.hap1, whole genome shotgun sequence genome encodes:
- the ccdc172 gene encoding coiled-coil domain-containing protein 172, translating into MSFDNLFEEILMTEQKALEKRQYLQSVKSEIIRCNEKLRDVTEHLHKNKTILDSKVKNLSVELLHLDLLKKQEEGFKKQREELVKENNMCLGALDAKKRKDAEERDRFVREISEFNATYDLLSNRIITIEVNAKSKIFDLEMEAKHLKNDMKNLEQKNIQLNDLQQQKNELKEELQQLQNKLQGLEDEVTAAAFNSKLLETERLKVCQKPQTDDEILRLKKELELHKVDDLESVYETLRKRIQTLQLKLSQDNHPQNKSHIS; encoded by the exons TCAAATCAGAAATCATTAGATGCAATGAAAAGCTCAGGGATGTGACAGAGCATTTACATAAAAACAAAACTATTTTGGATTCAAAG GTAAAGAATCTTTCAGTTGAACTTCTCCATTTGGATCTGCTGAAGAAGCAGGAAGAAGGCTTCAAAAAGCAAAGAGAGGAGTTGGTGAAAGAAAATAATATGTGCTTAGGAGCACTA GATGCGAAGAAAAGAAAAGATGCAGAGGAAAGGGACAGATTTGTTAGAGAAATTTCAGAATTCAATGCTACATATGACCTCTTGAGCAATAGAATAATTACAATTGAAGTAAATGCAAAGTCAAAAATATTTGACTTGGAAATGGAAGCCAAGCATCTGAAGAAtg ATATGAAGAACCTTGAACAAAAAAACATACAGTTGAATGATCTCCAACAACAGAAAAATGAATTAAAAGAAGAACTTCAACAACTCCAGAACAAATTGCAAG GTCTTGAAGATGAGGTTACTGCAGCTGCTTTTAACTCAAAGCTTTTGGAAACAGAAAGATTAAAAGTATGTCAAAAACCTCAAACAGATGATGAGATTTTACG GTTAAAGAAAGAATTGGAATTACACAAAGTTGATGATTTGGAGAGTGTTTATGAGACCCTTCGAAAAAGGATACAGACCTTGCAATTG AAACTATCACAGGACAACCATCCACAGAACAAGTCTCATATCTCATAA